The following proteins are encoded in a genomic region of candidate division TA06 bacterium:
- a CDS encoding DUF362 domain-containing protein, producing the protein MSTVVSLAKCKDYEPERVADAMAQCLEGLGEIDSVLTEGKRVLVKPNLLSPTAPEQGITTHPSLVQAVVNFARNKGCLVKVGDSHGGYERKTEEVWDKTGMKSVAEKTEAPLVNFEACGAHMRNINGREYPISNAVLDCDVLINLPRLKTHIITTLTGAVKNMFGCVPGFRKASYHRDLHSVRTFSEMLVDICQLVTPHITIMDAIVSMDGNGPAAGRLRDSGLLLASLSPYALDAGIATLVSAGERRIPTLGIARTRGLGPQGLKRVEFVGADPSECRIDRFKLPRGGELPPILAAVVGRALWVRPRINLAKCTSCGDCAENCPVKAIGMESKFPVIDLRRCVSCFCCQEMCPSAAISPIRSRHLKLYQR; encoded by the coding sequence ATGAGTACCGTTGTTTCTCTTGCAAAGTGTAAGGATTACGAACCCGAGCGAGTGGCGGATGCCATGGCGCAGTGTCTTGAAGGCCTGGGGGAGATAGACTCGGTTCTTACAGAAGGCAAAAGAGTACTTGTAAAGCCCAACCTCTTGAGCCCTACTGCTCCTGAGCAAGGGATCACCACCCACCCTTCATTGGTTCAGGCTGTAGTCAACTTCGCGAGGAATAAAGGTTGTCTTGTGAAGGTTGGCGATAGCCACGGAGGTTATGAGAGAAAAACAGAGGAGGTGTGGGATAAGACCGGCATGAAGTCTGTTGCAGAAAAGACTGAGGCACCACTGGTCAACTTCGAAGCTTGCGGGGCACACATGAGAAACATTAATGGCCGAGAGTATCCCATAAGTAATGCTGTCCTTGACTGCGACGTGCTGATCAATCTTCCCAGGCTGAAGACTCACATTATCACCACTTTGACCGGTGCAGTAAAGAATATGTTCGGCTGCGTTCCCGGTTTCAGAAAAGCGAGCTATCATCGAGATCTCCACTCTGTTCGGACTTTCAGTGAAATGCTCGTTGACATATGCCAGCTGGTCACTCCACACATTACTATCATGGATGCCATCGTCTCCATGGACGGGAACGGTCCAGCCGCCGGAAGGCTGAGGGATTCAGGACTGTTACTGGCATCCCTGAGCCCTTATGCGCTCGATGCAGGAATTGCCACGCTCGTTTCTGCTGGTGAGCGGCGGATTCCAACTCTGGGTATCGCAAGAACGAGGGGGCTTGGGCCTCAGGGATTGAAAAGGGTGGAGTTCGTGGGAGCTGATCCTTCAGAATGTAGAATTGACAGGTTCAAGCTTCCGCGCGGTGGTGAACTTCCTCCCATTCTGGCAGCTGTTGTAGGCAGAGCACTCTGGGTCCGGCCAAGGATCAATCTTGCCAAATGTACTTCCTGCGGCGACTGTGCGGAGAACTGCCCGGTCAAAGCAATAGGAATGGAGAGTAAATTTCCCGTAATAGACCTTAGGCGCTGTGTTTCATGTTTCTGCTGCCAGGAGATGTGTCCTTCGGCGGCAATATCGCCGATAAGGTCTCGTCATCTGAAGCTGTATCAGCGATGA
- a CDS encoding carbohydrate kinase family protein, with amino-acid sequence MFLLPGDVSFGGNIADKVSSSEAVSAMKISVVGTINNDTIVSLEGAKTESLGGIIYNTVALAVLCPDDTIIPVAYYGTDCADGLMSLLTRFSNIDPSGLVEWKNGCNQNLLRYVSGDSREEILEIRVPSIDSDMLKTCSSSDFVLVNFISGFDMELDTLKNLREIFKGTIYMDVHSLTLGIDGEGARFERIVEGWTEWAVCADIIQMNRKEARLFAGVSTSVENVSRMICSEGPKVCLITLGKDGVLITRSTPEGSIQTRIEGVSVDVKDTTGCGDVFSAAYICARNRGCDPIESARQANLTAARSCECVGLESLKEAIH; translated from the coding sequence ATGTTTCTGCTGCCAGGAGATGTGTCCTTCGGCGGCAATATCGCCGATAAGGTCTCGTCATCTGAAGCTGTATCAGCGATGAAGATTTCAGTTGTAGGGACAATAAACAACGATACCATAGTGAGCCTCGAGGGTGCGAAAACAGAATCTCTTGGCGGTATCATTTACAACACAGTTGCTCTCGCAGTTCTATGCCCCGACGATACGATTATCCCTGTCGCATACTACGGGACAGACTGTGCGGATGGGCTGATGTCCCTTCTCACAAGATTTTCAAACATAGACCCATCCGGGCTGGTCGAGTGGAAGAACGGATGCAACCAGAACCTTCTCAGGTATGTGAGCGGTGACTCAAGAGAAGAGATTCTAGAAATCCGTGTTCCGTCCATAGATTCTGATATGCTCAAAACATGTTCAAGTTCTGATTTTGTACTGGTCAACTTCATCTCAGGTTTTGACATGGAGCTCGATACTCTGAAGAATCTAAGAGAGATTTTCAAAGGAACGATCTATATGGACGTCCACAGCTTGACTCTTGGCATTGATGGTGAGGGGGCAAGGTTTGAGAGGATTGTTGAGGGCTGGACAGAGTGGGCTGTTTGCGCTGACATCATCCAGATGAACAGAAAAGAGGCGAGACTTTTTGCGGGGGTCAGCACCTCAGTCGAGAACGTGTCCAGAATGATATGCTCAGAAGGCCCGAAGGTGTGTCTGATAACTCTTGGGAAGGACGGTGTTCTTATCACACGGTCTACTCCAGAGGGCTCAATTCAGACCAGGATAGAAGGTGTTTCTGTAGACGTGAAGGATACAACAGGATGCGGGGATGTCTTCTCCGCAGCTTACATATGCGCTCGCAACCGAGGATGTGACCCGATTGAATCTGCCAGGCAGGCGAATTTGACAGCGGCAAGGAGCTGTGAGTGTGTTGGCTTGGAAAGCCTGAAGGAGGCCATACACTGA
- a CDS encoding QueT transporter family protein, which translates to MTIRTISTGAVVAATYAVLTIWLAPISYGPIQVRLSEALTVLPFVASASIWGLFLGCLIANIFGGLGPWDIFVGSLLTLVAATLTYLLRKTGKPWLAPLPPVVLNAFGVSAYLQLLFEPPRIALLGNMPGYFVFVITVGIGEIIACYAVGLPLLYALRRLRVFKHSQDSRHE; encoded by the coding sequence ATGACGATTCGAACCATCTCCACTGGGGCTGTGGTCGCCGCGACCTATGCAGTTCTGACCATATGGCTTGCGCCCATAAGCTACGGTCCGATCCAGGTAAGACTAAGTGAAGCACTGACAGTTCTTCCTTTCGTAGCCTCTGCATCAATCTGGGGCCTTTTTCTTGGATGTTTGATTGCGAATATCTTTGGTGGGCTTGGTCCGTGGGACATTTTCGTGGGCTCCCTTTTGACACTTGTCGCGGCTACGTTGACATACCTCTTGAGGAAGACTGGCAAGCCCTGGCTGGCACCTCTACCCCCTGTTGTGTTGAATGCATTCGGCGTGAGCGCCTACCTCCAGTTGCTCTTTGAACCGCCAAGAATAGCGCTTCTGGGCAACATGCCTGGATATTTTGTATTTGTCATCACAGTTGGCATAGGTGAAATCATAGCGTGCTATGCTGTGGGGCTTCCTCTTCTATACGCTTTGAGGAGGCTCAGAGTATTCAAACATTCTCAGGATTCCAGGCATGAGTGA
- a CDS encoding radical SAM protein, producing MWYGGIATADCLGCSLKCVFCWSDKPRDNPEKMGHFHAPEEVYERLASSARRRGFSQMRVSGNEPTLATEHLITLLELVEGSGFRFILETNGLHVDEGFAKSLSTFDCLHVRVSLKGTTADEFHTLTGARREAFGLQLDALSNLISNGVSCHPAVMSSFSSGENLLRLEEKLREIHRGLPKALEEETLILYPHVAKRLKKAGIKPLRGAEA from the coding sequence ATGTGGTACGGGGGAATTGCGACTGCCGACTGTCTTGGGTGCTCGCTTAAATGTGTCTTCTGTTGGTCAGATAAGCCGAGAGATAATCCAGAAAAGATGGGACATTTTCATGCGCCAGAAGAAGTATATGAAAGGCTTGCCTCTAGCGCCCGAAGACGTGGCTTCTCGCAGATGCGGGTGAGCGGGAACGAACCCACGTTGGCAACTGAACACCTGATCACACTCCTGGAGCTTGTTGAGGGTTCTGGATTTCGTTTCATTCTTGAAACGAACGGTCTCCACGTGGATGAGGGTTTCGCGAAGAGCCTTTCAACATTTGACTGCCTCCATGTCAGAGTTTCCTTGAAGGGTACAACCGCTGATGAATTCCACACTCTCACCGGGGCCAGAAGAGAAGCGTTTGGCCTTCAGTTGGATGCACTTAGCAATCTTATCTCCAACGGGGTGAGCTGCCATCCAGCAGTAATGTCATCCTTTAGCAGTGGAGAGAACTTGCTGCGACTTGAGGAGAAGCTACGTGAAATCCACCGGGGGCTTCCAAAAGCCCTGGAAGAAGAGACGCTCATCCTGTATCCGCACGTAGCGAAGAGACTGAAAAAGGCTGGTATTAAACCATTGAGAGGAGCGGAGGCTTAG
- a CDS encoding HEAT repeat domain-containing protein codes for MRFLWLVVSGFLFVSSAWAFDGSLSDNERAYIGRALEMMNMNEQQLGFEKRWATDSLFRFPIVDTLMNEPLYCFDYADICAAKVESLDGNVAGLLRFEIESCGLSEKIPSMKDISGSFEQKAIPGLPPELAHGLTAILSSFEQADIFLSRALSQLSQDERSMILMNAPVLWEDEDDTTDDYLVGILHREFGFEVDTSVELRTDSLLSISRKVNMGELASAGLAVALGLEKAKAELASAAVKYRRLHGGRSVPGVDGDVVYTKLTRWGRVVVGGAGDNTYHEGFAIIIDIGGDDRYFCRAGGAVGILDDPFSVVIDINGNDLYSSEKLFNIGSGIFGVGGLLDLEGDDTYRASHYSFGTGIYGVGIMYDGEGNDLYEGGFCVQGAGNFGFGLQVDMSGDDTYRSYNWAQGFGSVWGYGLIADYGGNDIYYAGGKYIHHPLLPDDYKSFAQGFGMGWRPYAAGGIGFLYDAEGNDFYDAEVFAQATSYWYSLGMIVDRSGNDRYLAAQYAQGSGIHLSVGILIDSEGDDHYVSKYGPGQGEGHDFAVGVLLDKQGDDVYCMSGGQGIGLTNSVGIFIDSQGKDTYATREKNTGQGSGTWARGFGSAGIFLDLMQKDSYPEMSPGDDDRIWTQGTYGVGIDVHSDSTPEEPEFEMQPVPDLEDMTIEEVFEEASMWEVREAKDRVRAGRKELIKRGMESVRYVIENEIDTRSGLAIRAIQELADSFPDSMALYLMDVLDDERFWARVNAIYLLGALKWKPAIDPLLDQIERPGNKKRSAISALGRIGEKRVAPKIAGYLKSEDEPTRISAAVALSRLKDKGTIPALVAALDDEQFTVRSAVENALVGMGETSLSRLIYHLKKGNKISLPSKIRAISRIAKKGDSSQKRKAGRAIKPYLTDEGRTVRIFAVDALSLLGDTETLKWMAEREKDELVLSRYSHALEGKSQ; via the coding sequence ATGAGATTCCTGTGGCTGGTTGTAAGCGGCTTCTTGTTTGTGTCATCAGCATGGGCATTTGATGGATCACTCAGTGACAACGAGAGAGCATACATAGGTCGGGCTCTTGAAATGATGAACATGAACGAGCAGCAACTGGGGTTTGAGAAAAGGTGGGCGACCGACTCGCTATTCAGGTTTCCGATTGTCGATACTCTAATGAATGAACCTCTTTACTGTTTCGACTACGCAGACATCTGTGCAGCAAAGGTGGAGAGCCTGGATGGCAATGTGGCGGGTCTTCTCAGATTTGAGATAGAGAGTTGTGGGCTATCGGAGAAGATCCCCTCCATGAAAGATATTTCCGGGAGTTTTGAGCAGAAGGCAATTCCTGGGCTCCCGCCAGAATTGGCCCACGGGCTGACCGCGATTCTATCATCGTTCGAGCAGGCTGACATCTTCCTATCCAGAGCTCTATCACAACTATCTCAAGATGAGAGGTCAATGATTCTGATGAATGCGCCTGTACTTTGGGAGGATGAAGACGACACAACAGATGATTACCTGGTGGGTATCCTACATAGAGAGTTTGGGTTTGAGGTGGATACTTCAGTGGAGTTAAGGACAGACTCACTTCTTTCCATTTCGAGAAAAGTGAACATGGGTGAGCTGGCAAGCGCGGGCTTGGCTGTAGCCCTTGGTTTGGAAAAGGCAAAGGCGGAGCTAGCCTCTGCTGCAGTCAAGTACAGGCGCCTCCATGGAGGCCGGTCGGTGCCAGGTGTTGATGGAGATGTTGTTTATACCAAGCTCACCCGGTGGGGTAGGGTGGTCGTGGGAGGTGCGGGTGATAACACTTACCACGAGGGTTTTGCGATTATCATCGACATTGGTGGGGACGACAGGTATTTCTGCAGGGCTGGTGGTGCAGTGGGAATCCTCGACGACCCATTCTCAGTCGTGATTGACATCAATGGGAATGATCTCTACAGCTCAGAGAAACTCTTCAACATTGGCTCCGGCATATTCGGTGTGGGTGGGCTTTTGGATCTTGAAGGTGATGACACATACAGGGCATCACATTACTCTTTTGGAACGGGCATCTACGGCGTAGGGATAATGTACGATGGTGAAGGGAATGACCTTTACGAGGGTGGCTTCTGCGTGCAGGGCGCGGGTAACTTTGGCTTTGGTCTTCAAGTCGACATGTCTGGTGATGATACATACAGATCGTACAATTGGGCTCAGGGGTTTGGTTCCGTCTGGGGGTACGGTCTCATCGCTGATTACGGGGGCAATGATATCTACTATGCGGGAGGAAAGTATATACACCATCCATTGCTTCCTGATGATTACAAGTCGTTTGCGCAGGGTTTTGGAATGGGATGGAGGCCCTATGCGGCCGGCGGCATTGGCTTTCTTTATGATGCAGAAGGCAATGACTTCTACGATGCCGAGGTCTTTGCTCAGGCCACGAGTTATTGGTATTCCCTTGGCATGATCGTTGACAGGTCGGGTAACGACAGATATCTTGCTGCACAGTATGCACAGGGAAGCGGGATCCATCTTTCGGTGGGAATACTGATCGATTCAGAAGGTGACGATCATTACGTTTCCAAGTATGGTCCAGGACAAGGCGAGGGGCATGACTTCGCCGTAGGTGTACTCCTGGACAAACAGGGTGATGATGTGTACTGCATGAGCGGTGGACAGGGAATAGGGCTGACCAATTCGGTAGGCATATTCATTGATTCTCAAGGCAAGGATACGTACGCGACGAGGGAGAAGAACACAGGACAGGGGAGCGGGACGTGGGCTCGTGGATTCGGAAGCGCGGGAATCTTTCTCGATTTGATGCAAAAGGACTCCTACCCGGAGATGAGTCCGGGAGATGACGATAGAATATGGACCCAGGGAACCTACGGCGTCGGTATCGATGTTCACTCAGATTCGACTCCAGAGGAACCAGAATTTGAGATGCAGCCTGTGCCCGACCTCGAGGACATGACAATTGAGGAGGTCTTCGAAGAGGCCTCTATGTGGGAGGTGAGAGAGGCCAAGGACAGGGTTAGGGCCGGCAGAAAAGAGCTTATCAAAAGAGGAATGGAGTCAGTAAGGTATGTCATTGAGAATGAGATAGACACGAGAAGTGGATTGGCAATCAGAGCCATTCAGGAGCTTGCGGATTCATTTCCAGACTCTATGGCCCTCTATCTGATGGATGTCCTGGACGACGAGCGGTTCTGGGCAAGGGTGAATGCCATTTATCTTCTTGGGGCCTTGAAGTGGAAGCCTGCGATAGATCCGCTCCTTGACCAAATAGAGAGGCCGGGAAACAAAAAGAGGTCAGCAATCTCTGCGCTGGGAAGGATAGGAGAGAAGAGGGTGGCTCCGAAGATAGCAGGATATCTCAAGAGCGAGGATGAACCCACCAGGATATCTGCTGCTGTCGCTCTTTCACGGCTCAAAGACAAAGGGACGATACCTGCTCTCGTGGCTGCACTGGACGATGAACAGTTCACAGTCAGGAGCGCAGTAGAAAATGCGCTGGTGGGGATGGGCGAGACTTCCCTTTCGCGTCTCATCTATCACTTGAAAAAAGGGAACAAGATATCCTTACCAAGCAAGATAAGGGCAATTTCTCGCATAGCCAAAAAGGGTGACAGTTCGCAGAAGAGGAAAGCAGGAAGAGCGATAAAGCCCTACCTGACGGACGAGGGTAGAACAGTGAGAATCTTTGCGGTGGATGCTCTGTCCTTGCTTGGAGACACCGAAACGCTTAAGTGGATGGCAGAAAGGGAGAAGGACGAGCTTGTACTGAGCAGATACAGCCACGCATTGGAAGGCAAATCGCAATGA
- a CDS encoding four helix bundle protein, with the protein MIDSRSSKRYDLEERTLKFAKKVIALCKKVPKNTISLELVGQVVRSSGSVGANYREANDALSKKDFVYRMKICRKEAKETGYWLELLKEANPGFGGKIELLLNESVELRKIFSSIIERSK; encoded by the coding sequence ATCATCGATAGCAGAAGTTCAAAACGATACGATCTTGAAGAGAGAACCTTGAAATTCGCCAAGAAGGTGATAGCACTATGCAAGAAGGTTCCCAAGAACACGATAAGCCTCGAGTTGGTAGGCCAGGTCGTAAGGTCTTCAGGTTCTGTTGGTGCGAACTACCGTGAGGCGAATGACGCCTTGAGCAAGAAGGATTTTGTATATAGGATGAAGATCTGTCGCAAAGAGGCGAAAGAGACAGGCTACTGGCTCGAACTTCTCAAGGAGGCTAACCCGGGCTTCGGAGGCAAAATCGAGCTGCTCTTGAACGAATCTGTAGAGCTCAGGAAAATCTTCTCTTCGATAATCGAGAGATCAAAATGA
- a CDS encoding DUF3467 domain-containing protein has protein sequence MFGGKPEQQPKGKQMQVELPKEVSEGIYSNLVLIAHSASEFIIDFARVLPGAPKAKVFSRIVMTPQHAKLLRKALEDNIKKFESNFGEIKITGMPERGIGFKTPPETT, from the coding sequence ATGTTCGGCGGCAAACCTGAACAGCAGCCCAAGGGCAAGCAAATGCAGGTGGAACTTCCAAAGGAAGTGAGCGAGGGCATCTATTCAAATCTGGTGCTAATAGCACACTCTGCCTCTGAGTTTATCATAGACTTTGCAAGAGTTCTTCCTGGAGCACCGAAAGCAAAGGTCTTTTCAAGAATTGTGATGACGCCGCAACATGCAAAGCTTTTGAGGAAGGCTCTCGAGGACAACATCAAGAAGTTCGAGTCGAATTTCGGAGAGATAAAGATAACTGGCATGCCCGAACGGGGAATAGGATTCAAGACACCCCCTGAGACGACTTGA
- the uvrC gene encoding excinuclease ABC subunit UvrC: protein MVCTVMDDMTPAQDPLKKKLAQVPQKPGAYLLKDETGKVLYVGKASKLKNRLTSHIARAPAEHPRLAVLYSKLSDFEYIVTESDIEALILEANLIKLHLPRYNVRLKDDKKYPYIKITINEEYPRVFPTRDLRRDGSILFGPYTNAKKMRKALRAVTRIFPLRTCKGKLPKILCLDYQIKRCYGPCAGKIGKVDYRHMVDQMVNFLAGKDALVEAELERKMQKASDKMDFETAGRLRDQLLAVRETIRKQRVVFQDTTDRDVIGLARQRATSCIVLLQIRDGKLISRENYLLDSSAKTEDAELIRAFLGQYYKNAFFIPKEIVVPAKFDDSGLFESWMSQKKESKVKMVVPRRGEKVRVLELAKVNATYLLAKEISERGEKPIPASLSGLVKALRLKSSPRRIEAYDISNIGGEASVGSLVVFENGRARKDAYRRFKIKTVRGQDDFAMMSEIVGRRFKKLKAEGKGPPDLVLIDGGVGQLNSARKTIRQYFRGVPVFGLAKRMDELHLPRGGTLMLPRGSSALHLLQRVRDEAHRFAITYHRKLRGKKISESLLDDIRGLGQKRKRELLRYFGSVDRIRSATIEEISRVRLVGPELASRIHEELH, encoded by the coding sequence TTGGTGTGTACAGTGATGGATGATATGACACCGGCCCAAGATCCTCTCAAGAAGAAACTGGCGCAAGTGCCGCAGAAGCCCGGAGCCTATCTCCTGAAGGACGAAACAGGCAAAGTCCTGTATGTGGGCAAAGCCAGCAAACTGAAGAACAGACTCACATCCCATATTGCGAGAGCGCCCGCCGAGCATCCCCGCCTTGCCGTCCTATATTCGAAACTGAGCGATTTTGAATACATAGTCACCGAATCAGACATAGAGGCGCTCATTTTGGAAGCGAATCTCATCAAACTCCATCTGCCCAGGTACAATGTAAGATTGAAGGACGACAAGAAGTATCCTTATATCAAGATTACTATCAATGAGGAGTACCCAAGAGTCTTTCCTACCCGGGATCTGAGGAGAGATGGCTCAATACTATTCGGCCCTTACACCAATGCAAAGAAGATGAGAAAAGCATTGCGGGCAGTGACAAGGATTTTCCCTTTGAGAACCTGCAAGGGGAAGCTTCCCAAGATTCTCTGTCTCGACTATCAGATAAAGAGATGCTACGGGCCGTGCGCTGGCAAGATAGGCAAGGTAGACTACCGGCACATGGTGGATCAGATGGTTAACTTCCTTGCTGGAAAAGATGCGCTGGTTGAGGCCGAGCTGGAGAGGAAGATGCAGAAGGCTTCAGACAAGATGGATTTCGAAACCGCTGGAAGGTTGAGAGATCAACTATTAGCGGTCAGGGAGACTATACGAAAACAGAGGGTTGTCTTCCAAGACACGACTGACAGGGACGTGATAGGTCTGGCCAGACAGAGGGCTACAAGCTGCATAGTTCTATTGCAGATTAGAGATGGCAAGCTCATCTCCAGAGAGAATTACCTTCTCGATTCCAGTGCCAAAACAGAAGATGCCGAGTTGATTCGCGCTTTTCTGGGGCAGTATTACAAAAACGCCTTTTTCATTCCCAAAGAGATAGTAGTTCCGGCTAAGTTCGATGACTCAGGACTGTTTGAATCGTGGATGTCACAGAAAAAAGAAAGCAAGGTCAAGATGGTCGTGCCAAGGCGCGGTGAAAAGGTGCGCGTCCTTGAACTCGCAAAAGTGAATGCTACATATTTGCTCGCAAAAGAGATCTCGGAAAGGGGAGAGAAGCCAATTCCTGCCTCCCTTTCGGGCCTTGTCAAAGCGCTCAGACTGAAGTCTTCACCCAGACGGATCGAGGCATATGACATCTCAAACATCGGGGGTGAAGCGAGCGTAGGTTCCCTTGTAGTTTTTGAGAACGGCAGGGCGAGAAAAGACGCGTACAGGAGATTCAAGATAAAGACGGTCAGGGGTCAAGATGATTTTGCAATGATGAGCGAGATCGTGGGTAGAAGATTCAAGAAGCTAAAAGCTGAAGGGAAGGGGCCACCCGACCTTGTACTCATTGATGGTGGGGTAGGGCAGCTCAACAGCGCCAGGAAGACGATTAGGCAGTATTTCAGAGGTGTTCCCGTGTTTGGGTTGGCCAAGAGGATGGATGAACTCCACCTTCCACGTGGAGGCACACTCATGCTTCCCAGAGGCTCGAGCGCGCTGCATCTCCTTCAAAGGGTGAGGGATGAGGCACACAGGTTTGCCATCACATATCACAGGAAGCTAAGAGGTAAGAAGATTTCCGAATCGCTTCTGGACGACATCCGCGGTCTTGGTCAGAAGAGAAAAAGGGAGCTTCTCCGCTACTTTGGTAGCGTAGACAGGATCAGGTCTGCAACCATTGAAGAGATCAGCAGGGTGAGACTCGTCGGTCCAGAACTCGCATCCAGAATACACGAAGAACTACACTAA